The Chryseobacterium sp. 52 genome includes a region encoding these proteins:
- a CDS encoding SDR family oxidoreductase, which yields MKTIFITGASTGLGKAAAQLFQSRGWNVIATMRNPGADTELSLLDNVTLLPLDVTNLEQIKSTVNTALQMGTVDVVFNNAGYGLIGPLEALTDEQILKQLDTNLLGVIRVTQAFIPYFRERKSGMFISTTSIGGLIAFPLGSTYHATKWALEGWSESLAYELNKFGIDIKTVSPGGIKTDFVSRSLDAATSPAYEEMTSSLFSRMEGMMEAASEPEQIAEVVYEAATDGKKQLRYVAGDDAKAIYAQRLELGDELFREQFGKQFI from the coding sequence ATGAAAACAATTTTTATAACAGGCGCTTCAACAGGATTAGGAAAAGCGGCTGCCCAATTATTTCAAAGCAGAGGATGGAATGTTATCGCAACCATGAGAAATCCCGGAGCAGATACAGAGCTTAGCCTTTTAGACAATGTAACTCTGTTGCCACTGGATGTTACCAATCTTGAGCAGATCAAATCAACCGTGAATACGGCTCTTCAGATGGGAACGGTAGATGTGGTGTTCAATAATGCAGGATACGGTCTTATTGGCCCTTTGGAGGCGTTAACAGATGAGCAGATTCTGAAACAGCTGGATACCAACCTTCTGGGAGTGATCCGGGTGACACAGGCGTTTATTCCGTATTTCAGAGAGAGAAAAAGCGGAATGTTTATTTCTACCACATCAATAGGCGGTCTGATTGCCTTTCCTTTGGGTTCTACGTATCATGCCACAAAATGGGCACTGGAAGGCTGGAGTGAAAGCTTGGCCTATGAACTTAATAAATTCGGAATTGATATCAAGACGGTTTCTCCCGGAGGAATTAAAACCGATTTTGTAAGCCGTTCTTTAGATGCCGCAACAAGTCCAGCCTACGAAGAAATGACCAGTTCCCTGTTTTCCCGGATGGAAGGCATGATGGAGGCTGCGTCTGAACCGGAACAGATTGCTGAGGTGGTATATGAAGCGGCTACAGATGGTAAAAAGCAATTAAGATACGTAGCCGGAGATGATGCCAAAGCGATATATGCCCAGCGTCTTGAGCTTGGAGATGAGCTTTTCAGAGAACAGTTCGGGAAACAGTTTATCTAA
- a CDS encoding helix-turn-helix domain-containing protein produces the protein MEHKRPDYKRIYNDIIAEKYPHKSADCQGILEKKELSVLDIIKLNTLIFDNKDKETKVFNNRHRSYNKSGILEILDYQKKNKLNNTEVASHFNLSRSTITKWKKLFLQTRV, from the coding sequence ATGGAACATAAAAGACCAGATTATAAAAGAATTTACAATGATATTATTGCGGAAAAATATCCTCACAAAAGCGCAGATTGTCAAGGTATATTGGAAAAGAAAGAACTTTCTGTTTTAGATATTATTAAACTGAATACCCTTATTTTTGATAATAAAGATAAGGAAACTAAAGTATTTAATAACCGACACCGTTCTTACAATAAATCCGGAATTCTTGAAATTCTGGATTATCAAAAGAAGAATAAGCTCAACAACACGGAAGTGGCCAGCCACTTTAATCTAAGCAGAAGTACAATAACAAAGTGGAAAAAATTATTTTTACAAACAAGAGTATAA
- a CDS encoding transposase: MNNFKQIHIGSLIKQRKEELDINTQRICNFLNCSVGDIDKMYLSEDLSTSVLLRWSKLLEYDFFRIYSQHLILYSPPSSATANQHVSKLPQFRKNIYTKEVIDFVLELIKFEKKSKLQIIEEYRIPKTTLHKWINKYNKEE, translated from the coding sequence ATGAATAATTTTAAACAAATACATATCGGCAGTTTAATTAAACAAAGAAAAGAAGAGCTGGATATCAACACCCAACGGATCTGCAATTTTTTAAACTGCTCAGTAGGAGATATTGACAAAATGTACCTGTCTGAAGATTTAAGTACCTCCGTATTGCTACGCTGGAGCAAACTTTTAGAATATGATTTTTTCAGGATCTATTCCCAACATCTGATCCTCTATTCTCCACCGAGTTCTGCTACTGCCAATCAGCATGTTTCAAAGCTTCCTCAATTCAGAAAGAATATTTATACCAAAGAAGTGATAGATTTCGTTTTGGAGCTTATAAAATTTGAAAAAAAATCAAAGCTTCAGATCATTGAGGAATACAGAATTCCAAAGACGACACTCCATAAGTGGATTAATAAATATAATAAAGAAGAGTAA
- a CDS encoding helix-turn-helix domain-containing protein gives MEKKDNTPLKISSISEMHNLLHLPKPLHPLVSLVDNTRMTVNKEMLKKSFLPNFYKISYKFSEHGKMGYGQGYYDFNEGGMMFTAPGQILSTDVDAEYCGYTLLVHPDFLRTYPLAKNIKKFGFFSYDTNEALHLSDQEKTVITGLLDNINNELNTAIDEVSQDVIISYIEVLLNYSNRFYKRQFITRKAVNSDILFQMDTVLDDYFNQQQTLNTGIPTVEFLASELNLSPHYLSDMLRNLTGQNARQHIHEKLIEKAKEYLTATSFSVSEVAYALGFEHPQSFNKLFKKKTDKTPLSFRQSFN, from the coding sequence ATGGAAAAGAAAGATAATACGCCTCTTAAAATCTCCTCCATATCGGAAATGCATAATTTGCTGCATCTTCCGAAACCACTTCATCCGCTGGTAAGTTTGGTAGACAATACCAGGATGACCGTCAATAAAGAAATGCTGAAAAAAAGCTTTCTGCCGAATTTTTATAAAATCTCCTATAAATTTTCTGAGCATGGCAAAATGGGCTACGGACAGGGATATTATGATTTTAATGAAGGAGGGATGATGTTTACTGCGCCGGGGCAGATTCTTTCTACGGATGTGGATGCAGAATACTGCGGCTATACGTTGCTGGTACATCCGGATTTTTTACGAACCTATCCACTGGCAAAGAATATTAAGAAATTCGGTTTCTTTTCTTATGATACCAATGAAGCCCTGCATCTTTCTGATCAGGAAAAAACAGTGATCACCGGACTGCTGGATAATATTAACAATGAATTGAATACCGCCATAGATGAAGTCAGTCAGGATGTTATTATTTCCTATATTGAAGTCCTGCTGAATTACAGCAACCGTTTTTATAAAAGACAGTTTATTACCAGAAAAGCAGTGAACAGTGATATTCTGTTCCAAATGGATACGGTACTGGATGACTATTTTAATCAACAGCAGACTTTAAATACAGGGATTCCCACAGTAGAATTTCTGGCCTCTGAACTTAATCTTTCACCGCACTACCTGAGCGATATGCTCCGGAATCTTACCGGACAGAATGCAAGGCAGCATATTCATGAAAAACTGATCGAAAAGGCTAAAGAATACCTCACCGCTACGAGTTTTTCAGTGTCAGAAGTAGCTTACGCTCTGGGATTTGAACATCCACAGTCATTTAATAAACTGTTTAAAAAGAAAACAGACAAAACGCCTTTAAGCTTCAGACAGTCATTTAATTAA